One part of the Mustela erminea isolate mMusErm1 chromosome 11, mMusErm1.Pri, whole genome shotgun sequence genome encodes these proteins:
- the MKRN1 gene encoding E3 ubiquitin-protein ligase makorin-1 isoform X3, protein MHGVCKEGDNCRYSHDLSDSPHGVVCKYFQRGYCIYGDRCRYEHSKPLKQEEVTAADLTSKSSVAASSLSSGVGPIVEMNMGEAESRNSNFATVGAGSEDWVNAIEFVPGQPYCGRTAPSCTEAPLQGSVSKEESGKEQTAAETKKQLCPYAAVGECRYGENCVYLHGDSCDMCGLQVLHPMDAAQRSQHIKSCIEAHEKDMELSFAVQRSKDMVCGICMEVVYEKANPSERRFGILSNCNHTYCLKCIRKWRSAKQFESKIIKSCPECRITSNFVIPSEYWVEEKEEKQKLIQKYKEAMSNKACRYFDEGRGSCPFGGNCFYKHAYPDGRREEPQRQKVGTSSRYRAQRRNHFWELIEERESSNPFDNEEEEVVTFELGEMLLMLLAAGGDDDLTDSEDEWDLFHDELEDFYDLDL, encoded by the exons gtatgaaCATAGCAAGccattgaaacaggaagaagtgaCGGCTGCAGATCTAACTTCAAAATCATCCGTTGCTGCTTCAAGTCTCTCATCAGGAGTTGGACCAATTGTTGAAATGAATATGGGCGAAGCCGAGTCAAGAAATTCAAACTTTGCAACTGTAGGAGCAGGTTCAGAAGACTGGGTGAATGCCATTGAGTTTGTTCCTGGGCAGCCTTACTGCGGCCGGA CTGCCCCGTCCTGCACCGAAGCTCCCCTGCAGGGCTCTGTGAGCAAGGAGGAATCGGGGAAGGAGCAGACGGCAGCAGAAACCAAGAAGCAGCTTTGCCCCTATGCTGCGGTGGGCGAGTGCCGCTACGGGGAGAACTGTGTGTACCTCCACGGAGACTCCTGTGACATGTGTGGGCTGCAGGTCCTGCATCCGATGGACGCTGCCCAGAGGTCGCAGCATATCAAA TCTTGCATTGAGGCCCATGAGAAGGACATGGAGCTCTCATTTGCTGTCCAGCGCAGTAAGGACATGGTGTGTGGCATCTGCATGGAGGTGGTCTATGAGAAAGCCAACCCCAGCGAGCGCCGCTTTGGGATTCTCTCCAACTGCAACCACACTTACTGTCTCAAGTGTATCCGCAAGTGGAGGAGTGCTAAGCAATTTGAGAGCAAGATCATAAA GTCCTGCCCAGAATGCCGGATCACATCTAACTTTGTCATTCCAAGTGAGTACTgggtggaggagaaagaagagaagcagaaactCATTCAGAAATACAAGGAAGCAATGAG CAACAAGGCGTGCAGGTATTTTGATGAAGGACGTGGGAGCTGCCCATTTGGAGGGAACTGTTTTTACAAGCATGCGTACCCTGATGGCCGTAGAGAGgagccacagagacagaaagtgggaaCATCAAGCAGATACCGG GCCCAACGAAGGAACCACTTCTGGGAGCTCAttgaggaaagagagagcagcaACCCCTTTGACAACGAAGAAGAGGAGGTTGTCACCTTTGAGCTGGGCGAgatgttgcttatgcttttggctGCAGGTGGGGACGACGACCTGACGGACTCTGAAGACGAGTGGGACTTGTTTCATGATGAGCTGGAAGATTTTTATGACTTGGATCTATAG